The following proteins come from a genomic window of Rutidosis leptorrhynchoides isolate AG116_Rl617_1_P2 chromosome 10, CSIRO_AGI_Rlap_v1, whole genome shotgun sequence:
- the LOC139871790 gene encoding polyadenylate-binding protein RBP47-like isoform X1, whose product MQHYQQQQWLAMQQYPAMMYQQPPHYMPYYQQAEQYQQQQKSQNNSQQIQSASEDNKTVWVGDLQHWMDETYLQSCFSQTGEVSYIKLIRNKQTGQSERYGFIEFVSHEAADKVLQSYNGAMMPNTDQAFRLNWATFSTGEKRPDTGSDVSIFIGDLAPDVTDTLLYDTFAGRYSSVKGAKVVIDMNTGCSKGYGFVRFGDENERTKAMDEMNGQYCSSRPMRISVASHKKPPTQQQYGQNQYGSQAVLLSGGNNFGAVPQNSQSDEDSSNTTIFVGGLDSEVTDEDLRQTFSQCGEILSVKIPVVKGCGFVQFASRSSAEDAIQNMHGTVIGNQTVRISWGKTPANRQVCIYLILFIFFYSKYCIFN is encoded by the exons ATGCAACATTatcaacaacagcaatggttagcGATGCAACAATATCCAGCTATGATGTATCAACAACCACCACACTATATGCCTTATTATCAACAAGCGGAACAATATCAACAGCAACAAAAAAGTCAAAATAATAGTCAACAGATTCAAAGTGCAAGTGAAGATAATAAGACTGTATGGGTTGGTGATTTACAACACTGGATGGATGAAACTTATCTTCAATCATGTTTTTCTCAAACCGGAGAG GTATCATATATCAAACTGATACGAAACAAGCAGACTGGTCAGTCAGAACGTTATGGATTCATCGAGTTTGTCTCTCATGAAGCTGCTGATAAAGTTCTACAGAGCTACAATGGTGCTATGATGCCTAATACTGATCAAGCTTTTCGTTTGAACTGGGCAACATTTAGTACGGGTGAAAAGCGTCCAGACACTGGTTCAGATGTATCCATATTTATAGGAGATTTGGCTCCAGATGTAACTGATACACTGTTGTATGATACGTTTGCTGGCAGATATTCATCTGTCAAAGGTGCAAAAGTTGTTATTGATATGAATACGGGATGCTCGAAAGGCTACGGGTTTGTTAGGTTTGGTGATGAGAATGAGAGAACAAAAGCTATGGATGAAATGAACGGTCAATACTGTTCGAGTAGACCCATGCGTATTAGCGTTGCAAGCCATAAAAAGCCACCTACTCAACAACAATATGGACAGAATCAATACGGGTCGCAAG CTGTATTATTGAGTGGGGGAAACAATTTTGGTGCTGTACCTCAAAACTCCCAATCTGATGAAGATTCTTCAAACACAACA ATTTTTGTGGGTGGACTTGACTCTGAAGTTACCGATGAAGACTTACGGCAAACGTTTTCGCAGTGTGGCGAAATTCTATCGGTTAAAATTCCTGTAGTAAAAGGATGTGGTTTTGTTCAATTTGCTAGCAG AAGCAGCGCTGAGGACGCGATTCAGAACATGCATGGTACGGTGATCGGCAATCAGACAGTTCGTATATCATGGGGTAAAACCCCTGCCAACAGACAGGTGtgtatttatttgattttatttatttttttctactCAAAATATTGTATTTTCAACTGA
- the LOC139871790 gene encoding polyadenylate-binding protein RBP47-like isoform X2: protein MQHYQQQQWLAMQQYPAMMYQQPPHYMPYYQQAEQYQQQQKSQNNSQQIQSASEDNKTVWVGDLQHWMDETYLQSCFSQTGEVSYIKLIRNKQTGQSERYGFIEFVSHEAADKVLQSYNGAMMPNTDQAFRLNWATFSTGEKRPDTGSDVSIFIGDLAPDVTDTLLYDTFAGRYSSVKGAKVVIDMNTGCSKGYGFVRFGDENERTKAMDEMNGQYCSSRPMRISVASHKKPPTQQQYGQNQYGSQAVLLSGGNNFGAVPQNSQSDEDSSNTTLPMKTYGKRFRSVAKFYRLKFL, encoded by the exons ATGCAACATTatcaacaacagcaatggttagcGATGCAACAATATCCAGCTATGATGTATCAACAACCACCACACTATATGCCTTATTATCAACAAGCGGAACAATATCAACAGCAACAAAAAAGTCAAAATAATAGTCAACAGATTCAAAGTGCAAGTGAAGATAATAAGACTGTATGGGTTGGTGATTTACAACACTGGATGGATGAAACTTATCTTCAATCATGTTTTTCTCAAACCGGAGAG GTATCATATATCAAACTGATACGAAACAAGCAGACTGGTCAGTCAGAACGTTATGGATTCATCGAGTTTGTCTCTCATGAAGCTGCTGATAAAGTTCTACAGAGCTACAATGGTGCTATGATGCCTAATACTGATCAAGCTTTTCGTTTGAACTGGGCAACATTTAGTACGGGTGAAAAGCGTCCAGACACTGGTTCAGATGTATCCATATTTATAGGAGATTTGGCTCCAGATGTAACTGATACACTGTTGTATGATACGTTTGCTGGCAGATATTCATCTGTCAAAGGTGCAAAAGTTGTTATTGATATGAATACGGGATGCTCGAAAGGCTACGGGTTTGTTAGGTTTGGTGATGAGAATGAGAGAACAAAAGCTATGGATGAAATGAACGGTCAATACTGTTCGAGTAGACCCATGCGTATTAGCGTTGCAAGCCATAAAAAGCCACCTACTCAACAACAATATGGACAGAATCAATACGGGTCGCAAG CTGTATTATTGAGTGGGGGAAACAATTTTGGTGCTGTACCTCAAAACTCCCAATCTGATGAAGATTCTTCAAACACAACA TTACCGATGAAGACTTACGGCAAACGTTTTCGCAGTGTGGCGAAATTCTATCGGTTAAAATTCCTGTAG